One Polyangia bacterium genomic window carries:
- a CDS encoding DUF3570 domain-containing protein, whose product MRSPAALVPVGLVLLSMAPTRAENVVTIRGAYYREPSTRVIQPIVEIAKDLPHGIEVRASYLLDAITSASVAAGTLTGDNIFTEVRNEVGLQVAKRWTQTQATLGYHYSAESDYWSHTVSGAVAQHLWGDTGLLAVSVGLGFDSMISRGRTPACAKPGELSCYLRSYFGGLSYTQIITPQFIVQGSADLGYLDGFQANLYRSVPNHGYEAVPSQRTRLALAPRAAYYFPSTGTGLQIHYRYYRDTWSVDSHTVEGRVYQALTDDLEVRLSLRQYFQTPADFWCDWMAHPDCYAPSAQYYPGDPKLARVRTSMPEIKFSWEAYRLRGVPFFGWFAAGTFEISYARYFQSSAALGNAHLLQAGYSMPY is encoded by the coding sequence TTGAGATCGCCGGCCGCGCTGGTCCCGGTCGGGTTGGTGCTGCTTTCGATGGCGCCCACCCGCGCCGAGAACGTCGTCACCATCCGCGGCGCCTACTACCGCGAGCCGTCCACGCGGGTTATCCAGCCCATCGTCGAGATCGCCAAGGACCTGCCGCACGGGATCGAAGTGCGGGCCAGCTATCTGCTGGACGCCATCACCTCGGCGTCGGTGGCCGCCGGCACGTTGACCGGCGACAACATCTTCACCGAGGTTCGCAACGAAGTCGGCCTGCAGGTCGCCAAGCGCTGGACGCAGACCCAGGCGACCCTCGGCTATCACTACAGCGCCGAATCTGATTACTGGTCGCACACGGTGAGCGGCGCGGTGGCGCAGCACCTGTGGGGCGACACCGGCCTGCTGGCGGTGTCGGTCGGACTGGGCTTCGATTCGATGATCTCGCGCGGCCGCACCCCGGCGTGCGCCAAACCGGGCGAGCTGTCCTGTTACCTGCGCTCGTACTTCGGCGGCCTTTCGTACACGCAGATCATCACCCCGCAGTTCATCGTCCAGGGCAGCGCCGATCTCGGCTACCTGGACGGCTTTCAGGCGAATCTCTATCGCTCGGTGCCGAACCATGGCTATGAAGCGGTGCCCTCGCAGCGCACGCGGTTGGCGCTGGCGCCGCGCGCGGCGTACTACTTTCCCAGCACCGGCACCGGCCTGCAGATTCACTATCGCTATTACCGCGACACCTGGTCGGTGGACAGCCACACCGTCGAGGGTCGGGTCTATCAAGCGCTGACCGACGATCTGGAAGTGCGCCTCAGCCTCCGACAGTACTTTCAGACGCCGGCCGATTTTTGGTGCGACTGGATGGCCCACCCGGATTGCTATGCGCCAAGCGCGCAGTATTACCCGGGCGATCCCAAGCTGGCGCGCGTGCGCACGTCGATGCCGGAAATCAAATTTTCCTGGGAGGCGTACCGCCTGCGCGGCGTCCCATTCTTCGGCTGGTTCGCCGCCGGCACCTTCGAGATCTCCTACGCCCGTTATTTTCAGAGCAGCGCCGCTCTGGGCAACGCGCACCTGCTGCAGGCGGGGTACTCGATGCCATACTGA
- a CDS encoding DUF4266 domain-containing protein → MAIGRRSTLTTRWLPRAGLALLAWVAVAAAGCAHPPVKPWQRAYLTKRAMRFDADRLEQRFRQHLYGSREGSDLGYGQPGGGCGCN, encoded by the coding sequence ATGGCGATCGGCAGGCGCAGCACGCTGACCACGCGGTGGTTGCCGCGCGCCGGGCTCGCGCTGCTGGCCTGGGTGGCCGTCGCCGCCGCCGGGTGCGCCCACCCGCCGGTGAAGCCATGGCAGCGCGCCTATCTAACGAAGCGAGCCATGCGCTTCGACGCCGATCGCCTGGAACAACGGTTTCGCCAGCACCTTTACGGTTCGCGCGAAGGCTCGGACCTTGGGTACGGACAGCCGGGCGGCGGCTGCGGCTGTAATTGA
- a CDS encoding sterol desaturase family protein, with translation MSERTELIRKLGSSKFNYWFGYAANISLVIWLCSHGIAGGKSRLTPGQWIGWSAVGFFSWTLSEFLLHRYVYHLWESFLSEGHALHHRTPRALIGVPWYLTAIALWAVFEALCLVTRPQITGVVMGFNWLGYILYCIAHHGSHHWSLRWNWFKRMQRHHLIHHAHPECNWGFTTPIWDYLFGTDFDRRRAPATAKPTQ, from the coding sequence GTGAGCGAACGAACCGAACTGATCCGCAAGCTGGGCTCATCGAAGTTCAACTACTGGTTTGGCTACGCGGCCAACATCAGCCTGGTCATCTGGCTGTGCAGCCACGGCATTGCCGGCGGCAAGAGCCGCCTCACCCCCGGGCAGTGGATCGGGTGGAGCGCGGTCGGCTTCTTCTCCTGGACGCTGTCCGAGTTCCTTTTGCACCGCTACGTCTATCACCTGTGGGAATCATTCCTCAGCGAGGGACACGCCCTGCACCACCGCACGCCGCGCGCGCTGATCGGCGTGCCGTGGTACCTGACGGCGATCGCCCTTTGGGCCGTCTTCGAAGCGCTGTGCCTGGTGACCCGGCCCCAGATCACCGGCGTGGTGATGGGGTTCAACTGGCTGGGGTACATCCTTTACTGCATCGCCCACCACGGCAGCCACCACTGGTCGCTGCGCTGGAACTGGTTCAAACGCATGCAGCGCCACCACCTGATTCACCACGCCCACCCCGAATGCAACTGGGGCTTCACCACGCCCATCTGGGATTACCTCTTTGGCACCGACTTCGACCGCCGGCGCGCCCCCGCCACGGCCAAGCCGACCCAATAA
- a CDS encoding serine/threonine-protein kinase, producing the protein MAATDPLIGQVIAGNFRVEKLIGTGAMGNVYKCEQLSLNKAVAVKILHHHLMNDETLVMRFQREAKSASLLNHPNSIQIIDSGQDHHGTLYIAMELLNGRDLAQVIRDDFPLSLPRIVRVMSQVLSALDEAHVQNVVHRDLKPSNIMLIERRGEKDFVKVCDFGIAKAQGPDAKEDRSAMLTIQGLVCGTPEYMAPEQARAEPLDGRADLYSAAVILYQLVTGDIPFRADSPMGIVSRHLSELPVPPSLQRPDLPIPPAIDALILRGMEKRRELRYPNALAFREELESLGAWLSGSTSGASARAAAPTAQMTGVPAGETAIVPSVSSAVRYGSTANLGPQKKRRALVVLAALGLAGLAAAAMYVVRPRLAPQPEIGTAPAAAIASPIASAALSRTPSAAPAPEPPAPPPPAAAAAPIAAPSEPAPAAPEHPIASPHEREAHRHKPPPRALASLAPPAAVSATPATGSKAVATGETTVIAAANDDKAPTVRGPREVLVEGEKLLGQGEVKDACARGEEAKRMNPKFVLSYKFLGKCYMRAGDASQANDNYRKYLELAPTASDALFIKSIVK; encoded by the coding sequence ATGGCGGCAACCGACCCTTTGATCGGTCAGGTGATCGCCGGGAATTTTCGGGTCGAGAAGCTGATCGGCACCGGCGCCATGGGCAATGTGTACAAGTGCGAGCAGCTTTCCTTGAACAAGGCGGTGGCGGTCAAGATCCTGCACCACCACCTGATGAACGACGAAACGCTGGTCATGCGGTTTCAGCGCGAAGCGAAGAGCGCATCGCTGCTGAACCACCCGAACTCGATCCAGATCATCGATTCGGGGCAGGACCACCACGGCACCCTGTACATCGCGATGGAGCTTTTGAACGGGCGCGATCTGGCCCAGGTCATCCGCGATGATTTTCCGCTATCCTTGCCGCGCATCGTGCGCGTGATGTCGCAGGTGCTGTCGGCGCTGGACGAGGCGCACGTGCAGAACGTCGTTCACCGCGATCTCAAGCCCAGCAATATCATGCTCATTGAACGGCGCGGGGAAAAAGACTTCGTCAAGGTGTGCGACTTTGGTATCGCCAAAGCGCAGGGCCCGGACGCCAAGGAAGATCGCTCGGCGATGTTGACCATCCAGGGGCTGGTCTGCGGCACGCCCGAGTACATGGCGCCCGAACAGGCGCGCGCCGAGCCGCTGGACGGCCGCGCCGATCTGTATTCGGCGGCGGTGATCCTGTACCAGCTGGTCACCGGCGACATTCCGTTTCGCGCCGATTCACCGATGGGGATCGTCAGCCGCCACCTGTCGGAGCTGCCGGTGCCGCCCAGCCTGCAGCGCCCGGATCTGCCGATCCCGCCCGCCATCGATGCGCTGATCTTGCGCGGCATGGAGAAACGCCGCGAGCTGCGCTATCCGAACGCCCTCGCCTTTCGCGAGGAGCTGGAATCGCTGGGCGCCTGGCTGAGCGGATCAACCAGCGGCGCCAGCGCACGCGCGGCGGCGCCGACGGCGCAGATGACCGGCGTCCCGGCCGGCGAGACCGCGATCGTGCCCAGTGTTTCGAGCGCGGTTCGCTATGGATCGACGGCGAACCTCGGCCCACAGAAAAAAAGGCGCGCGCTGGTGGTGCTGGCGGCGCTGGGTCTGGCGGGCCTGGCCGCGGCGGCGATGTACGTGGTACGACCGCGCCTGGCGCCGCAACCGGAAATCGGTACGGCGCCCGCGGCGGCGATCGCTTCCCCCATCGCCAGCGCGGCGCTCAGCAGAACACCGAGCGCAGCGCCTGCGCCCGAACCGCCCGCACCACCGCCGCCCGCAGCGGCGGCAGCGCCGATCGCCGCGCCCAGCGAGCCGGCGCCCGCCGCTCCCGAGCACCCCATCGCCTCACCGCACGAACGCGAAGCCCACCGGCACAAACCACCACCGCGCGCCCTTGCTAGCCTGGCGCCTCCCGCGGCAGTCAGCGCAACGCCCGCAACCGGATCCAAGGCCGTCGCGACAGGCGAAACCACGGTCATCGCCGCGGCCAACGACGACAAGGCGCCGACCGTGCGCGGACCGCGGGAGGTGCTGGTCGAGGGCGAAAAACTTCTCGGCCAAGGGGAAGTCAAGGATGCTTGCGCGCGTGGCGAGGAGGCCAAACGAATGAATCCGAAGTTCGTCCTGTCTTATAAATTTCTCGGTAAGTGCTACATGCGTGCCGGCGACGCCAGCCAGGCCAATGACAACTACCGCAAGTACCTCGAGCTCGCCCCCACCGCCTCCGACGCCCTGTTCATCAAGAGCATCGTCAAGTGA
- a CDS encoding DUF2934 domain-containing protein, producing the protein MADDKASNGPGAPNSEAIAKRAYELFLQRGSIPGFELDDWLQAEAELVSMAAIKKTSVNGKTSRQTNASAR; encoded by the coding sequence ATGGCAGACGACAAAGCGAGCAATGGCCCCGGGGCTCCCAATTCCGAGGCGATCGCCAAGCGTGCGTACGAGCTGTTCTTGCAGCGGGGTTCAATCCCCGGGTTCGAGCTGGACGATTGGTTGCAGGCCGAGGCCGAGCTGGTCTCGATGGCCGCCATCAAGAAGACGTCGGTCAACGGCAAGACATCGCGCCAAACCAACGCCAGCGCTCGCTGA
- a CDS encoding SDR family oxidoreductase, translating into MNANEGTMPAVLITGASSGIGRAAAECFARKGWRVFATARNLAAAAPLLELARQKNWALTAPTLDVTSDESVARAVAGALDATGGRLDAVINNAGYFLFGALEETTPDELRAQLETNVIGVHRVTRAVLPAMRARGGGALVTIGSISGRVALPMTGPYHTSKWALEGMIESLRYELIPFGIRVTLIEPGPFKTPFHSKEILAAQSQRPDSPYAPLLAAYKRQFHKLDRAELDPLIEAIYRAATEPDPKLRWPTGPSALSAGKLRALVPDRLFEWLLRLGFPIKSRRA; encoded by the coding sequence ATGAACGCGAACGAGGGAACCATGCCCGCGGTGCTGATCACCGGCGCATCGTCGGGGATCGGGCGCGCGGCGGCGGAGTGTTTCGCCCGCAAGGGCTGGCGCGTGTTCGCCACCGCCCGCAACCTGGCCGCCGCCGCGCCGCTGCTGGAGCTGGCGCGCCAGAAAAACTGGGCCCTGACGGCGCCGACGCTGGACGTGACCAGTGACGAATCGGTGGCCCGCGCCGTGGCGGGGGCGCTGGACGCCACCGGCGGGCGGCTGGACGCCGTCATCAACAACGCCGGCTATTTTCTCTTCGGCGCGCTCGAAGAGACCACGCCCGACGAGCTGCGCGCCCAGCTGGAAACCAACGTCATCGGCGTGCACCGGGTGACGCGCGCGGTGCTCCCCGCCATGCGCGCCCGCGGCGGTGGCGCGCTGGTGACCATCGGATCGATCTCGGGGCGGGTGGCGCTGCCGATGACCGGGCCGTATCACACGTCGAAGTGGGCGCTGGAAGGAATGATCGAATCGCTGCGCTATGAACTGATCCCCTTCGGCATCCGCGTCACCTTGATTGAACCGGGACCGTTCAAGACGCCATTCCACAGCAAGGAGATCCTGGCCGCGCAATCACAGCGCCCCGACAGCCCGTACGCGCCGCTGCTGGCCGCGTACAAACGGCAATTTCACAAGCTGGATCGCGCCGAGCTGGATCCGCTGATCGAGGCCATTTACCGCGCCGCCACCGAACCCGATCCGAAGCTGCGCTGGCCCACCGGGCCGAGCGCGCTGTCGGCGGGGAAACTGCGGGCGCTGGTGCCGGATCGTTTGTTCGAATGGCTGCTGCGCCTGGGTTTTCCGATCAAATCGCGCCGGGCGTGA
- a CDS encoding RluA family pseudouridine synthase, producing MARYATPPFVDGTMVGWPMLGCATEIADVPEPLVDCLIAADLHGERLDRAIARLNPRISRMEARRMISGGSVFVDQHRTRIASRLVRAGQRLVCYRLALAPIGSVPQVILTHADFLVVDKPAGMAVEPTRAGDIATVTRWLGEQGRPAFITHRLDAPVSGALVVATTAAAQSELNRLFAVHGVERQYLAAVTPAPPWSTHTIDSPLDDQPARTFVQVRQRAGEAAALLEVRLETGRFRQIRRHLAAAGFPVVGDRDARSAAPAARILLHAFRLAFPWRGESIDLAVPPGDDFCAALALLQLRGADAGCRIETG from the coding sequence GTGGCGCGGTACGCCACACCACCATTCGTCGACGGGACGATGGTCGGGTGGCCGATGCTAGGATGCGCCACCGAGATCGCCGACGTGCCCGAACCTCTTGTCGACTGTTTGATCGCTGCTGACCTTCACGGCGAACGTTTGGATCGGGCCATCGCCCGGTTGAATCCCCGCATCAGCCGCATGGAAGCGCGGCGCATGATCAGCGGCGGGTCGGTGTTCGTCGACCAGCACCGCACGCGCATCGCTTCACGGTTGGTGCGCGCCGGCCAGCGGCTGGTGTGTTACCGGCTGGCGCTGGCGCCGATCGGAAGCGTGCCCCAGGTGATTTTGACCCACGCCGATTTTCTGGTCGTCGACAAGCCGGCCGGCATGGCCGTCGAGCCCACGCGCGCCGGCGACATCGCCACCGTGACGCGCTGGCTCGGCGAGCAAGGCCGGCCGGCGTTCATCACGCACCGGCTGGACGCCCCGGTCAGCGGCGCGCTGGTGGTGGCGACGACAGCCGCCGCGCAGTCCGAGTTGAATCGTCTGTTCGCCGTCCACGGCGTCGAACGCCAGTATCTGGCCGCCGTGACCCCGGCGCCGCCCTGGTCGACCCACACCATCGACAGCCCGCTGGACGACCAACCGGCGCGCACCTTCGTGCAGGTGCGCCAGCGCGCCGGCGAGGCAGCCGCGTTGCTGGAGGTGCGACTGGAGACCGGCCGCTTTCGCCAGATCCGTCGTCACCTCGCCGCCGCCGGTTTTCCGGTGGTCGGCGATCGCGACGCGCGCTCCGCTGCCCCGGCTGCCCGAATTCTGCTGCACGCCTTTCGCCTCGCCTTCCCCTGGCGCGGCGAATCCATCGACTTGGCAGTGCCGCCGGGCGACGACTTTTGCGCGGCGCTGGCGTTGCTGCAGCTGCGCGGTGCTGACGCCGGATGCCGGATCGAAACCGGTTGA
- a CDS encoding HDOD domain-containing protein, whose protein sequence is MEVSSQVEDAVVRRIAADDLALPPLPAVAARCLAVLNGGKFSLGDVARLIETDPILAAQVVRLANVASRAPVAPIRSISECVSRVGVNELRLFLIETSARRTFESVDRDISRMCRGLWEHSLAVAVLARDLLRQAKVERPDSGYLGGLLHDIGKPVVATMLLDSETRLRGKRTPNWLPPATWSALVARIHRTVGVALATKWGLPESIGHSIRDTADYDSADPHSEANAVRLANAMAKREGIYVGDVDAEEIDSQIFVGRALFSVDDEQFQYLTRYLRERISERLL, encoded by the coding sequence GTGGAGGTCTCTTCCCAGGTAGAGGACGCGGTGGTGCGGCGGATCGCCGCCGACGACCTGGCGCTGCCACCTTTGCCGGCGGTGGCGGCGCGCTGCCTGGCGGTGCTGAACGGGGGCAAGTTCTCGCTCGGCGACGTGGCCCGCCTCATCGAGACTGATCCCATCCTGGCCGCGCAGGTGGTGCGTCTGGCCAACGTCGCCTCACGCGCGCCGGTGGCGCCCATTCGTTCCATCAGCGAGTGCGTGTCGCGCGTCGGCGTCAACGAATTGCGGCTGTTCTTGATCGAGACCTCGGCCCGTCGGACCTTCGAATCCGTCGACCGCGACATCTCGCGCATGTGCCGCGGGCTTTGGGAGCACTCGCTGGCGGTGGCGGTGCTGGCCCGGGATCTTTTGCGCCAAGCAAAAGTGGAACGCCCCGACAGCGGGTATCTGGGCGGCCTGTTGCACGACATCGGCAAGCCGGTGGTGGCGACCATGCTGCTGGATTCCGAGACCCGCCTGCGGGGCAAGCGCACGCCGAACTGGCTGCCGCCTGCCACCTGGAGCGCGCTGGTGGCCCGCATCCACCGCACCGTCGGGGTGGCCCTGGCGACCAAGTGGGGCCTACCAGAAAGTATCGGCCACAGCATCCGCGACACCGCCGACTATGACTCCGCCGACCCGCATTCGGAAGCCAACGCCGTGCGCCTGGCCAACGCCATGGCCAAACGCGAGGGAATCTACGTCGGTGACGTCGACGCCGAGGAGATTGACTCGCAGATCTTCGTTGGACGCGCCTTGTTCTCCGTCGACGACGAGCAGTTTCAGTACCTGACCCGCTACCTGAGAGAACGCATCTCCGAGCGCCTGCTCTGA
- a CDS encoding ATP-dependent 6-phosphofructokinase, producing MHILVNTGGGDAPGLNAVIRAVTLSALRRGWKVTGIKRGYHGLVGGEPDGLIELTRDKVRGIAHLGGTILGTVNKGHPFEFLVTRDGKTVTTDISDEVMRRFREVGGDALIAIGGDGAFRIASRFAKKGLPVVGVPKTIDNDLSCTQATFGFDTAVTVATEAIDRLHTTAESHERIMVVELMGRYAGWIALHAGVAGNAHVILMPEIPYDIDKVVAHIEKRYASRRRYCIVVVAEGAKPLHGDISTIGTELGREVRLGGLAEKIGTYLGERTGFESRSLVLGHLQRGGSPTHRDRLLALRFGAAAVRMVEQGKFGNIVAYHPPRMVPVPIDEAIAVMKQVPLDSDTVMTARDLGICLGD from the coding sequence ATGCACATCCTGGTCAACACGGGCGGCGGCGATGCCCCGGGACTGAACGCCGTCATCCGGGCAGTCACGTTGTCCGCCTTGCGCCGCGGCTGGAAAGTCACCGGCATCAAACGCGGTTATCACGGCTTGGTCGGCGGCGAGCCGGACGGCCTCATCGAACTGACGCGCGACAAAGTCCGCGGTATCGCCCACCTGGGCGGCACCATCCTTGGCACCGTGAACAAGGGCCACCCGTTCGAGTTCCTGGTCACCCGCGACGGCAAGACCGTCACCACGGACATCTCCGACGAGGTCATGCGCCGCTTTCGCGAGGTGGGCGGCGACGCCCTGATCGCCATCGGCGGCGACGGCGCCTTTCGCATCGCCAGCCGGTTCGCCAAGAAGGGTCTGCCGGTGGTCGGCGTACCGAAGACCATCGACAACGATCTCAGCTGCACGCAAGCGACGTTCGGCTTCGACACCGCCGTCACCGTCGCCACCGAAGCCATCGATCGCCTGCACACCACCGCCGAATCGCACGAGCGCATCATGGTCGTCGAGTTGATGGGCCGCTACGCCGGCTGGATCGCCCTGCACGCCGGCGTGGCCGGCAACGCCCACGTCATTCTGATGCCGGAGATCCCCTACGACATCGACAAGGTGGTGGCGCACATCGAGAAACGCTATGCCAGTCGACGCCGCTATTGCATCGTGGTCGTCGCCGAAGGCGCCAAGCCTCTTCACGGAGACATCAGCACCATCGGCACCGAACTCGGACGCGAGGTTCGCCTGGGCGGCCTGGCCGAGAAGATTGGCACCTACCTGGGCGAGCGCACCGGCTTCGAATCGCGCTCGCTGGTGCTGGGCCACTTGCAGCGCGGCGGCAGTCCCACGCACCGCGATCGTCTGCTGGCTTTGCGCTTCGGCGCCGCCGCTGTGCGCATGGTCGAGCAAGGCAAGTTCGGCAACATCGTTGCTTATCACCCGCCGCGCATGGTGCCGGTGCCGATCGACGAGGCCATCGCCGTCATGAAGCAAGTCCCGCTGGACTCGGACACGGTGATGACGGCGCGGGACCTTGGGATCTGTTTGGGCGACTAG
- a CDS encoding PEGA domain-containing protein: protein MNAVGKALLGLVVASALLSARTARAGEKMAVLVLATAEKDAELADNLTEVIIGRVARQGGTEIAGKEEFRARLGVENERKAQACLDDISCLGRAAVSLGVRRIVAGSVGTRGKQYLFNLNLDNVETGRVENRVFRLVEGGVEDLIRAVQEGSEELFRAKVEPGHIQVSSMPDGARVSIDNAYLGVTPLISGTLLAGKHNVRVEADNRFAWSSKVDVLPGQELQIKLTPDNLPRRRRWPSNAAYGSLVAAALSFATGGFLGVLSQQPPNGSTRFDAQQDYDQKRHFALAANISFGAGALFTVLSSYFFIHYRDDIFGRGGRSDETP from the coding sequence ATGAACGCCGTCGGAAAGGCGCTGCTGGGGTTGGTCGTCGCCAGCGCGTTGCTGTCGGCGCGGACGGCGCGCGCCGGTGAAAAGATGGCCGTGTTGGTGCTGGCCACCGCCGAAAAAGACGCCGAGCTGGCCGACAACCTGACCGAGGTGATCATCGGCCGCGTGGCCCGCCAGGGCGGCACCGAGATCGCCGGCAAGGAAGAGTTCCGCGCCCGCCTGGGCGTGGAGAACGAACGTAAAGCGCAAGCCTGCCTGGACGACATCTCGTGCCTGGGGCGCGCCGCGGTCTCGCTGGGCGTTCGGCGCATCGTCGCCGGCAGCGTCGGCACGCGCGGAAAGCAGTACCTGTTCAACCTGAACCTCGACAACGTCGAGACTGGCCGGGTCGAGAACCGGGTGTTTCGTCTGGTCGAAGGCGGCGTTGAAGATTTGATCCGCGCGGTTCAGGAAGGGTCGGAGGAATTGTTTCGCGCCAAGGTCGAACCCGGCCACATCCAGGTGTCGTCGATGCCGGATGGCGCGCGCGTGTCGATCGACAACGCGTACCTGGGGGTCACGCCGCTTATCTCCGGAACGTTGCTGGCCGGCAAGCACAACGTACGCGTGGAGGCGGACAATCGGTTTGCCTGGTCTTCGAAGGTCGACGTGCTACCGGGGCAGGAACTTCAAATCAAGCTGACGCCGGACAACCTGCCCAGGCGGCGGCGCTGGCCCAGCAACGCCGCTTATGGAAGCCTGGTGGCGGCGGCGTTGTCGTTCGCGACCGGCGGCTTTCTAGGCGTGCTATCGCAGCAACCACCGAACGGCAGCACCCGCTTCGACGCGCAGCAGGACTATGACCAGAAGCGCCACTTCGCCCTGGCGGCGAACATTTCGTTCGGCGCCGGCGCGTTGTTCACGGTGCTGTCGTCGTACTTCTTCATCCACTACCGCGACGACATCTTCGGTCGCGGCGGGCGCAGCGACGAGACACCCTGA
- the folP gene encoding dihydropteroate synthase: MARCLIVGVLNVTPDSFSDGGRFSSVAGAVDAGARLCDEGADWIDVGGESTRPRSQPVAQDEEIARVVPVIEGLRRRLGDRVRLSIDTYKAGTARAAIAAGATVVNDISGGKLDPALFAVAAAANAAVVVGHLRGTPATMMDAVHFDDVVAEVNAELADAVEVARAAGCTEIWADPGIGFGKRLPHNLALLRALPTLVAALGVPLMVGVSRKAFIGELTGRPAEARIFGTAAAVTAAVLSGAAAVRVHDVGATRDVVAVAEALIRV; encoded by the coding sequence ATGGCGCGGTGTCTGATCGTCGGCGTGCTGAACGTGACGCCCGACTCGTTCTCTGACGGCGGCCGCTTCTCCAGCGTCGCCGGCGCCGTCGACGCCGGCGCGCGCCTCTGCGACGAAGGCGCTGACTGGATCGACGTCGGCGGCGAATCGACGCGGCCGCGCAGCCAGCCGGTCGCGCAAGACGAAGAGATCGCGCGAGTGGTCCCGGTGATCGAAGGCCTGCGCCGCCGCCTGGGCGATCGGGTGCGGCTGTCGATCGACACCTACAAGGCCGGCACCGCTCGCGCGGCCATCGCCGCCGGCGCCACCGTGGTCAACGACATTTCGGGCGGAAAATTGGATCCGGCCCTCTTCGCCGTCGCCGCCGCTGCCAACGCCGCTGTCGTCGTCGGCCACCTGCGCGGAACGCCGGCCACGATGATGGACGCCGTCCACTTCGACGACGTGGTGGCCGAGGTCAACGCCGAGCTGGCCGACGCCGTCGAGGTCGCGCGCGCCGCCGGCTGCACCGAGATCTGGGCCGATCCGGGCATCGGTTTCGGCAAACGCTTGCCGCACAACCTGGCCTTGCTGCGCGCACTGCCGACCCTGGTCGCCGCGCTGGGCGTGCCGCTGATGGTGGGCGTCTCGCGCAAGGCCTTCATCGGCGAGTTGACCGGCCGGCCTGCCGAGGCGCGCATTTTCGGGACCGCGGCGGCGGTGACCGCGGCGGTGCTGAGCGGCGCGGCCGCCGTGCGGGTCCACGATGTGGGAGCGACGCGCGACGTGGTGGCAGTCGCGGAAGCTTTGATTCGTGTTTAA